The genomic segment CTTCTCGATGCGCTTAACTGTGCCGAGATACGTCTCGCCGACGATGACTTCGCGTACGATGCCTTCGATGATCGAGCGAGCCTTGTCGTTGGCGGCCGCATCGGAGGACGCGATGTAGACGGTGCCGTCCTGCTCGATATCGATCTTGACGCCGGTCTCCTCGATGATCTTGTTGATGATCTTGCCGCCGGAACCGATGACGTCGCGGATCTTGTCCGGATTGATGTGCATCGTAATGATCTTCGGCGCGTATTTGCTCAGTTCCTTGCGCGGCTCGGACATGACTTCCATCATCTTGCCGAGGATGAACATGCGGCCTTCCTTCGCTTGCTCGAGCGACTGCGTCAGGATGGAACGGTCGATGCCGTCGATCTTGATATCCATCTGGATCGCGGTGACGCCCTTCGCCGTGCCTGCCACCTTAAAGTCCATGTCGCCGAGATGGTCTTCCATCCCTTGGATGTCCGTAAGGATCGTGAAGTGGTCCCCGTCCTTGATGAGGCCCATCGCCACGCCTGCGACAGGCGCTTTGATCGGCACGCCTGCGTCCATCATCGCCAGCGTGCTGGCGCAGATGCTCGCCTGGGACGTTGAACCGTTGGATTCGAGCACCTCGGAGACAAGACGAATCGTATACGGGAACTCTGCTTCAGACGGGATGACCTTCAGCAGCGCGCGTTCGCCGAGTGCGCCGTGACCGATCTCGCGGCGTCCCGGCGCGCGGAGCGGGCGGGCTTCGCCGACCGAAAACGGCGGGAAGTTGTAATGGTGCATAAAACGCTTGGATTCTTCGAGGCCGATGCCGTCGAGAATTTGCACTTCGCCGAGCGGACCGAGCGTGCAGATGCTGAGCGCCTGGGTCTGGCCGCGGGTGAACAAGCCGGAGCCGTGCGTGCGCGGCAGCAGCGATACGTCGCCGGAGATCGGACGGATCTCTTCCGGCTTGCGGCCGTCGGGGCGTACCTTGTCGTGCGTAATTAAGCGGCGAACTTCGTTTTTGACGATATCGTAAAGCACTTCCTTGACATCGCCGAGCTTGCCCGGCTCGTCCGCGTAAACGGCGGAAAAATGCTCGACCGTCTCGGCGTTGATCGCATCGATCGCTTCCTGACGGGCATGCTTTTCCTCGATGCGGACCGCCTCGACGAGTCTCGCTTGCGCAAACGCGTTGACGTCGCTCTCGACGGCGGCATCGACGGCATGCAGCTTGACTTCCATCTTCGGTTGGCCGGCGACTGCGACGAGCTGGTTGATCGTGTCTACGATCTTCTTGATCTCGTCGTGGCCGAACATGATCGCTTCGAGCACGTCCGCTTCAGGCACTTCGTCGGCTTCGGCTTCGACCATCATGATCGCGTCCTGCGTACCCGCCACGACGACGTGCATGTCGCTCTTTTCTTCCTCGGCGACGGTCGGGTTGATGATGAACTTGCCGCCGACGCGGCCGACGATGACACCGCCGATCGGTCCGTCGAACGGAACGTTGGAGATGGCGAGCGCCGCAGACGTGCCGATCATGGCCGCGATCTCCGGCGGGCAGTCCTGATCGACGCTCATGACGAGGCTGACGATCTGCACGTCGTTGCGGAAGCCTTCGGGGAACAGCGGACGGATCGGACGGTCGGTCAGGCGTGAAGCCAGGATAGCTTTCTCGCTGGGACGTCCTTCGCGCTTGATGAAGCCTCCCGGAATTTTGCCGACGGCATACAGTTTTTCTTCATAGTTGACGGTGAGCGGGAAAAAATCCAGGTCCTTCGGTCCGGAAGATGCCGTGACGGTGGACAGAACGACCGTATCTCCGTAGCGGACGACAACGGCGCCGTTCGCCTGCTTCGCCAGACGGCCCGTCTCGAGCGATAACGGACGTCCGCCGAGCGACATCTCTACTTGGTGTGCCAGTGCAATCCCTCCTCTAAATTAGACATATGTAAATTCGACATACTCTCTATTATTTCCTGCCGAACGAATCTTAGGCGTCCGGAACAAGCCATAAGCTTGAAAAAAGCAACCCGCCGCCCCGGGGTCCATGCCCGACTGGCTAAGCAGGTTGCTTGTGTCGCGAAGCGAATTAACGGCGCAGGCCGAGCTTCTCGATCAGCGCGCTGTAACGCTTGACGTCCTTGTTCTTCAGGTATGCCAGCAGCTTGCGACGTTGGCCGACCATTTTAAGCAGGCCGCGGCGCGAGTGGTGGTCCTTCTTGTGGGACCTGAAGTGGGTCGTCAGGTTGTTGATGTTCTCCGTCAGGATCGCGATTTGAACTTCCGGGGATCCGGTGTCCGAAGCGTGCGTTTTGTGCAGCTCGATCAGTTCTTGTTTGCGCTCTTGCGTCAATGCCATCCCAATCACCTCCGTGTTCGATTTGTCTAATCGCCTGTGGCCGAGCTGTCGCCGGTGAGAGCGTCCGGCCAAGCCAAGGTTCTTATGAAATCGGCATAGCCGACAACGTACAACAGTATAGCACAAAGCCTATTATCATAGCAACAAGCGGTTAAGGCACGATGATGGACGATCTCACCGCAAGCCTAACGACCGCAGTTCGTCGCGTGCTTGCTCGGCATCCTTACTGATCTGCGATTTGAGCGCCTCGAATGAAGCGAACTTCGTCTCGGGACGCAAAAAGCGGTGAAACCGCACGGTCAGCGTCCGACCGTACAGGTCGCCTTGGAAATCGAACAAATTCGTCTCGAGCCTCGGTGCGCCGCCCGGCGCGTCGAACGTCGGACGGACGCCGACGTTGATGACGCCGCCGAGCTCGCGCGTCCCTCCGTCCGCGCCGCCTACGGTCACCGCGTAGACACCGTGCCGCGGAATGACGTACGGATCGGCCGGCAGCATGTTCGCCGTCGGAAAACCGAGCAGACGGCCGCGCGCATCGCCGTGGACGATCTCGCCCGATATCGCATAGGGACGTCCCAGCAGCACGGCTGCCGTTTCGGTATCGCCCGAATCCAGACATGCGCGAATACGCGTACTGCTGATCTTGGCATTTCCCTCAAAGACCGGCTCCACGACACGGACAGATATCTCGTCGTCGCTCAGCCGCCGGAGCGCCTCGGCATCGCCTTGCCCGCGATGGCCGAAACGGAAGTCAAAGCCGACGACGGCGGTTCGCACCCCGAGCGGCAGCAGCAGTCTCCGGACGAAGCTCTCCGCGGATACTTCGGCAAAGCCGTGATCGAATGCCACGACATAAGCCAGCTCGATCCCAAGCTCCGCGAACAGCGCCAGCTTGTCCTCGAGCGGCGTTAAAACGGTATGATAGCCGTCCTTGCCGAGAACGGTTCGCGGATGCGGGCTGAACGTCAGCACGGCCGGGGTGAACCCCTGCTCTCTGGCGGACGCTACAGCCTGACGGATCACCTCGGCGTGCCCTCTATGGACGCCGTCGAAAAATCCGACCGCCACCGCGATGCGTTCCCGGCAGGCGCCTGACGGGAGGCCGCCTTCCGCCGTCAACATCGTATGAGTCAAATCGTAACGTTCCACCCTGCTGTCCTCCTGCATCTACGAAAGAGCGAGGACCGCCAAGCGGTCCTTGAAGTCACTCTTCCGGATGAAATACTTTGACAGCCTTGAGCCGGCGGCCCGGCATGTCCGACTCGAACAGGCCCAGAAAAGCGCCGTCCTCGCGGTATAGACGCCACAAGCCGTCTTGATCCGGCACCGGCGAGAGCAGCTCGAACGGAATCGCCTTGCCCTGTCTCGCATTCGATGCGGCCAGCGACCCGCCGGTCGCGCGCGGGAAAGGAACGAGGCTGTCGGCCGGAACGAGCCGTTCTTCAAGGTCGCCGCTCTCCCGCAGACGGGCGATCTCTTCGAGCGTCAGGCTGGCTTCAGGCGCAAGTCCCGCGCTTTCCATCCGCTTGAGAACCGCCATCGCCGCCGGCACGCCGAGCTTGCGGCCGATATCGACGCAAAGCGTGCGGATGTAGGTGCCCTTCGAGCAGCGGACCGAAAAAGAAGCCTCGGGGCTCGGAATACCGGTCTTGATCTCCCCGATTCGAATCTCATGAATCGTCACCGGGCGCGCCGGGCGTTCGATCGTGACGCCCTCCCGGGCGAGCTCGTAGAGCCGCTTGCCGTCGACCTTCAACGCGGATACCATCGGCGGCACCTGCATGATATCGCCGACAAAAGAGAGAATCGTCTCCCTGATCCCGGCTTCCGACAATCCGCCGGCATCGCAGGTTTCGAGCACCTCTCCCGTCAGATCCTCGGTATCGGTCGCGATGCCGAAGCGGATCGTCGCTTCATAAGTCTTGGGGAGCTCCTGCAGGTATTCGACCATCCGCGTCGCTCTGCCGATGCAGATCGGCAGCACGCCGGTCACGGCCGGGTCGAGCGTCCCGGTGTGGCCGATACGCTTGACGCCAAGAATGCGTCGGGCTTTGGCGACGACGTCGTGCGAGGTCCACCCCGCCGGCTTCCATACCGCCAGCACGCCTTCGAAGCTATGCGTTTTGGCTTGCGTCATGCGATTCCAACGCCTTTCCTACCGCTTCCGTCATTTGTCCGATCGCGTCCT from the Cohnella hashimotonis genome contains:
- the rpsO gene encoding 30S ribosomal protein S15, whose amino-acid sequence is MALTQERKQELIELHKTHASDTGSPEVQIAILTENINNLTTHFRSHKKDHHSRRGLLKMVGQRRKLLAYLKNKDVKRYSALIEKLGLRR
- a CDS encoding bifunctional riboflavin kinase/FAD synthetase; its protein translation is MERYDLTHTMLTAEGGLPSGACRERIAVAVGFFDGVHRGHAEVIRQAVASAREQGFTPAVLTFSPHPRTVLGKDGYHTVLTPLEDKLALFAELGIELAYVVAFDHGFAEVSAESFVRRLLLPLGVRTAVVGFDFRFGHRGQGDAEALRRLSDDEISVRVVEPVFEGNAKISSTRIRACLDSGDTETAAVLLGRPYAISGEIVHGDARGRLLGFPTANMLPADPYVIPRHGVYAVTVGGADGGTRELGGVINVGVRPTFDAPGGAPRLETNLFDFQGDLYGRTLTVRFHRFLRPETKFASFEALKSQISKDAEQARDELRSLGLR
- the truB gene encoding tRNA pseudouridine(55) synthase TruB; its protein translation is MTQAKTHSFEGVLAVWKPAGWTSHDVVAKARRILGVKRIGHTGTLDPAVTGVLPICIGRATRMVEYLQELPKTYEATIRFGIATDTEDLTGEVLETCDAGGLSEAGIRETILSFVGDIMQVPPMVSALKVDGKRLYELAREGVTIERPARPVTIHEIRIGEIKTGIPSPEASFSVRCSKGTYIRTLCVDIGRKLGVPAAMAVLKRMESAGLAPEASLTLEEIARLRESGDLEERLVPADSLVPFPRATGGSLAASNARQGKAIPFELLSPVPDQDGLWRLYREDGAFLGLFESDMPGRRLKAVKVFHPEE
- the pnp gene encoding polyribonucleotide nucleotidyltransferase, whose amino-acid sequence is MSLGGRPLSLETGRLAKQANGAVVVRYGDTVVLSTVTASSGPKDLDFFPLTVNYEEKLYAVGKIPGGFIKREGRPSEKAILASRLTDRPIRPLFPEGFRNDVQIVSLVMSVDQDCPPEIAAMIGTSAALAISNVPFDGPIGGVIVGRVGGKFIINPTVAEEEKSDMHVVVAGTQDAIMMVEAEADEVPEADVLEAIMFGHDEIKKIVDTINQLVAVAGQPKMEVKLHAVDAAVESDVNAFAQARLVEAVRIEEKHARQEAIDAINAETVEHFSAVYADEPGKLGDVKEVLYDIVKNEVRRLITHDKVRPDGRKPEEIRPISGDVSLLPRTHGSGLFTRGQTQALSICTLGPLGEVQILDGIGLEESKRFMHHYNFPPFSVGEARPLRAPGRREIGHGALGERALLKVIPSEAEFPYTIRLVSEVLESNGSTSQASICASTLAMMDAGVPIKAPVAGVAMGLIKDGDHFTILTDIQGMEDHLGDMDFKVAGTAKGVTAIQMDIKIDGIDRSILTQSLEQAKEGRMFILGKMMEVMSEPRKELSKYAPKIITMHINPDKIRDVIGSGGKIINKIIEETGVKIDIEQDGTVYIASSDAAANDKARSIIEGIVREVIVGETYLGTVKRIEKFGAFVEILPGKDGLVHISQLSTERVAKVEDAVAIGDKIMVKVTEIDNMGRVNLSRKALLTTEVQSGQ